TAATTAGAAGCTTCCATTGATAGCGAGGCTTTTGAGGTTTCCACGTCTAGGTATTGATTTTCACCTTCTATTATGAGGACAAAAGGCACTTCATGTTTCACAAGAATCCTAAATTCTGTTGAAAAACAGGAAAATGAGAGTAGATATGGAAATCAATTAGCAAGCAATTTATACTtgcaattttcaaaaaaaaaaccataggaatgaaaaataaaaaataaatttataaataaaattgatcCTCTATCTATTCAAAGATCCAAACCCAAGGGGCCAACCTCTTCAATTGAGTTGGTACATCGTAATATTCCACAGACTGACCTCTTAAGCCGAGCTACTTGAGCTCTCTAGTCAGAATCTCTCCGTTTAAACTTTTCAATCTAAGTCGCTTTAAATTCAAAGGTTCCAAGATTCGTAAGCTCCCAAACTCTGGATGATCATCCATGCGCCTACTTTGCAAAGGGGTAGTGTGCGGCCAACATGGGCAAAACGTGGGGCACCCCCCTTGTCCCCACACTGGTTGTGCATGGGCGTCCTCAACGCTCCATAAAACCTCTGTTCGATCAGTCATTAAAACACAACTTCAAGATAAATAAGCTATAATTTTTTGTTTCAATTCAATGCTCCAATGACCGTTGTACTACTCCGACTTCTGATTACAATACTACGAGGTTACTCTGACAATTATATTCTACATCAAATTTttatattgtcggtataatttattttatgcaaattTATAATCATCTTTTTGTTCATTCTTTATAATTATTGAATTGTCTAACGAAAGCGATAATCGATCGTcgactttggagtaggagtcgccacagactctgaaccaagtaaaatcaaaagtataattttgtcattttatttcCGTTGCGTTTATTACTTCgagtttttttttactaaaaaacAAAAAAGCCAAGAGTGTTATTCACCCTCACTCTAAAGCTTTTCGATcttataattggtattagagcgtaGTCTGGATCTTCTGGACCACAACCCCTAGTCCACTACTGGACCAGGGGTGGTTCATAAGTGAGATTTTATAGACCCTACCTGTATAACAGGTGGAGTCCATAGAAGCCCACCTATAAGTGAGCGAGGGTGTTCTAAATTATATTGTTGCAATTACTATAAGAGTATTTCGTtgctttttctatttatttaaagtaaaaaatatatttcttttaaaaatatatattctttCTTTTCGAttgtatatttttaaattatgacttttgcattttcaaattttagTCATAAGTCAAATTGATATAATAatctttttttgataaatttctcatatttatttaaatttcttgaaATTAGTGCAACACTACTTAAgtgatatttttttctctctttcttctgcattactaatccaagaccaattctttatatgtttttcttttgcgAGATTTATTTGAAATGACTcatcaagaaggttacagtatTGTCTGCCCATCTCTTTTCTCCGAAAAGGATTTTAACTACTGGAAGTGCCGAATAGAATACCACTTGAAAACACAAGTGaaaatgtggatcatcatccagacaaGGTTTACATTACCACTCGACAACACTGGAGCACCGATGAAATGTCAGAACTGAGACCAacacatgataaaaaaaattgaggcaGATGTCAAGGCAACTAAGACCCTCCAGTAAGCTTAATTAAAGAAGAGATGAATCAGGTCAGTCTTTTCAACATCGCCAAGGAACTGTAAGAGAAATTAATCAGGATGCATGAAGGAACTTCAAACACTAAGGTATCaaaaagagatttaattttaaattaattatataacataaaaatacaaaaaggaGAATCAGCAAGCCAGCTTCATGCCAGAATCCAAGATCTCCTTAACGGACTACAGGTGATCGGTCAGAAAGTAGAGAACTATGACATTATAAGGAACATGTTAAACACTTTTCCGATAATCATTTTGTGGACATCCTTGGGAGATGCTTataaagtttccaaagatctttcattAGTTagactagatgagttattttctgagtttgaattaTATGAACAAATAAATGCTACTCCActcaagaaaggtattgcgttacTTACAGGAAAACTCACAAACATGAAGCCAAAGTCCAAGTACCAACACAAATCTGAatccaaagatgaatcagattCCAAAGATGAAGATGAAATCACCATCAACTTAGTTCAAAAATTGTACAAAAAGTAGAAGGGTTCACCAAACGAGAGATCAAGAAGGTTATCCAAATGAAGACAAAGCAGCCAGGTTCCAATCAAACCACAAAGCCCAAATCAGAAGTGACTTGCTATGGGTGTAactagaaggggcactacaaaccgGAATATCCAAACAAAAAGCAAAAAAGAAGGAATGCTCCGAAAGCAACGTGGTCCCAGTCTTTTGACGAATCAGATGAGGAAGAACAAGCAAGTTTTCTAGCATTATCAGTACAAGCACAAGTAGTCAAAATCAAGTTCGAGAACAAATTGGAAGCCAAGTCTGAGCAATGCCATGAATCTATATCCGATTCAGATGATTCTAACTCCAATGTAAGTCCATCGTTAGTTAGAttatacaatttaattttttttcttatctagaaaattagctaaatccaagtcaagtcactctaaaagtgttagaatgtatactaaaagtctagcttttttttgtataaacacttagtttaaaataagaatcacattgatcaaatatctacatttatgttaaatgcaattgtccatttaatttatattgtagataacataatgtGAGGtgccacacagaaaatcatgttatcagttccttataaattataaatagtaactcacaaccaagatgaaatggaacaaaccattagagtggttgtagtgtaatttgatattagtttatcttaactataaaattatactagtacactaggtgtgtattgagcatgaccatttgaggtagttctttttatattaacttaataaaagaacaagacctctgttattatggaagtgtatgctcttaatcccgatataataacaagcacgtatacttagtatttatttctttatcaaTGGATAAGATTTAGTTcgctaaatcaataggcccgataagttgggaaataatattatttatatggtgtgttgttgattatagaaggaaactatgtcctagtaatctagattgataatgtccccttgaggagctcataaggattgtcatgtaaaccttgcaggtggacttagtccaacatgacaataaagttgagtggtactactcttggagctagatattaattaagtgagttgtcaataactcatttaattaatatacattcgatatcttaaacacatggagattaatgcactcatgataagaaggagttcataatgtaatttgggattggtgcggtaattcaataataactctttagtggtatgagttattattgatgaacttgagttgagtgttcggggcgaacacaggaagctcaagctcatcgggagaccaaaactaatttctcctctcggtccctgttgtaacctctataaTGCCTTGTATTCACAAAATTCACTTCTTACttaagtaatgggtcggacacatccttgcttggagcaagggggccggccaagcattattttggagctcatgtagtggtcgtccaagccatgcttggtgacccaGCATGGGGTCGACCATAGGTaaaggaaaaaggaagttttgtttaaaataaaattttgttaaaatctttccttatccCTCGAAAGTGCCACATGCGTCGTTcttgtctgccggtgtactcttccgtagctcctcATCCTTCGGATGTAACGAGCTCATTGACTCATCTTGTGTttctaagtccctgcacacttagacataaaacATCAAAAAACGCAGAGTTTAATTTAACTcggttaatcatatcaaaatcaacTCGGAGTACTTACATTAGCTGTGTTATAAAATAAGCCCGCATTTACGGGCACATGTATGCATACACGCGCGCAAACATAGATGCACTCATTGGTTGTTCATCGTCTCCATTTTTCCCCCGTGTAGACTGACTTGAATATCGGAGTAATTGAATCGGGGTAATATCTGGCCTCCATTCTCAGTCTCTTTCCTATATTTTCAAGTTCCATTTGCCTTCTTGGTCCTTTAACTCTTgcaccctctcttcctctttcttGGCATACCACAACTTTTTCAACATCGAAGACACCTTATTAGTGGCTACCCCGTCGAtgatatcaaatagaaacaatgATTATGTAGATAGGTTAGGAACACATTATTTGCATAAGACTATTAGTATCGATTGGATTGTACATGGTCGAAATGAAGTGGGGCTTCAAAGCAAATTATGCCAAGCTCATCTTTACAATTGTAGGGCTAAACCCTGCTTAGTTTTGATTTTTAAATGGATAATAGCCCAAGTGCATAGTAGCTTGGGCATTGAGGTGTTGTGAAACACAAGCTTCTTTATCAATAGATGAAATGCAACTATGGTAGTAAAAAAACGAATAAGTCCCATAACCCCTCAACCCGTCCTAGGGTGAAATGTAACCATAATAGTATATGAGATTGTTGATGTAATTGTGTCATTATACAAGAAGATTCTTACCATGTGCCAAAGGTTTTAAAAATgaacaatttcaaataaattttttatttttttaatcatttttcgGAGATTCAATTTGGTGATTTGTGGATGGTTAAACATCCACTAAAGGCTCTGATTGATTTTCATCTTCCATTTgccttttttttaatgaaaagacGGGGTAAAAACAAACTGAGAAACaaatgatagtcaaaatccacATGAAGATATTTCAATTTTCACAAATTTAGATCTCCATTTAATTTGGTTCCTGAAACCACCAAATGAAAAAGTACAGTCCATTATAATCTGGTCACAATTGAAGATCTTGGAGAGCTCCGTTGATCAACTGCCGGAGTTACCATTTCTCTTGGTATAGATTTTGAGATCCCTTTTAGATTCGAAGGCCGCGGGTGTTTGATCGTTCCGTCGAGCCGCCGCCGCAGGCAAATATGTCGATCCGTCGCTTGATCCGATCGAGACGTCGATTTGATACCGATCTGCGCCATGGAGTCTTCCCACTTAGACAGCAGTCTCCGCGGCGCCGCGGGTGGCCCTCCTCACGCGGCCGCCCCAAGTCTCCTCCCCGTCGGCCTCCGTCACGGCCGATCGCCGCCGGAGCCCGACCAGCTGCGCGTCCCAATTCCCGAACACCGTCACGCTGGCCTCTCGGCGCCGACCGCGGCCCTCGCGGAAGGCCGGGCCAGCGGCGACCGCTGCGGCCCAGCGGTCGCCGGAGAGCGCGAGGTCGTAGCTTCGGCGGCTGGCGGGGTCGGAGAGCACCTCATAGGCCTCCCGCGCCTCCATGAAGCGCTCCGCGTAGAAGCGCTCCTCCCCCGCCGAGTGGCACGCGTCCGGGTGCCACCGCAGGGCCAGCCGCCGGTACGCCGCGCGGATCTCGCTGGCGCCAGCGGTGTGTAACACCGAGAGCAGGTCGTACATGGTGGCCGGCGCCGCCGGGGCGGCGACGGCCGAGGCAGAGACCCTGAATCGAGGAGCGGGTGCTGTTTTGGTGGGGATCGGAGAGAAGGAAGATCTGTACAAGGAATTAGAGGGAGACGAAAGAGCAAAAGCTGCCATTTTTGCGAAGCTACAAGAACTACTTTACTTTACTGATGTTGTCTGGAATTTAGATGATGAAGTGGCTTCAGAGACGCCATTGAACTTTATAGGCATTTGAATCACGAGGAAATAGGGAAAGAACAGCGCATTGGTGACGTCAATCTTGAAAaatcaatgaaaataaaaaagatgGATAAAGACTGAAGAAAATATGGCACATCATGTGAGCCTCTAGAATGCTTCCTTTGTTAATTAGAATCGATTTCTACATCCACCGCGGTTTGTGAACAAAACTAAGGCACGGCAACGAGATGGATAAGACGAAGCAAAATAGCAGTTAGTGAGGAGCCAAGTCGATTACCGAGAATCACACGTGGCATCTTCTGAGAAAATTGAGTACCTAAATCCTACCTTCCAGCTCCAACCAGCTTCTCTCGCCTAACGATCTAATCTATGTCGATCTGTCGCTGTCGCTGTCGCTGTCGCTGTCGCGAGTTGGATTTTGATGAATGCACGCCGTGGCGCCGACTGAAAACCGCGGCAAGTCGGTTGGATTTTGCTGAATCCACCGAGACGCCTAACCGCCCCAAGTGAGTTGGATTCTGATAAATCCTACGAGGCGACGACTCAAAACCGCGGCAAACTGCCGACGCGCCGACTCATGCCGCGGCAAATTTATCCGTCCTGCGATTCTATAAATGTATAATGTATTTTcagaaaattcataaaaaattgcGAAAAATAAATTAGTAATCTGCTgtaatttatctaaaaataattcaattattATTAATAGTTCATTTGGTCTTTTATATGAGATTTTTTTAGTAGTAAAATAAATCCAATAATAATGAACACTTGTTGCATGacaaaagaaatataaaagatcTCAGGTGAACAATACTTGAGACGTCTTTTATGATATAAAAGGCCTCTTCGTATTATTCATAGAAAACGTTTTTAGTGCTATTCAAAGCGCCCACTAAAAAAAATTCAGAATATCGACAGAAATATTCATCGGAATTCCGTTAGTAAATGGACATACCGACGGAATTTTCGATATTGGAAGATAATTTATCATGAACAAGATTTCCGACGGAATGTAGTATTCCGTTGTTAATATTTTACCGATAGAATACTTTTTTATTGGTAATGTTGCCGGAATAGTTCTCACAGACGGGGTTTGTGATTTccatattaccgacggaatcctAATTCGGTCGATAATTACCGATAAAAAAAACATATTCCGTCGATAACTATCGATGGAATATGATTTTTTTCATCGGTAATATATCGAAATACTGACGGAAACAAAGGTTTCTGTCGGTGATTAATTTCGATAATCACCGACAGAATCAAAATTTTGTCGGTATTATGtcagaaatgaaaaaaaattgcCAGCATCAATCTATTTTCATTGCTCTGTCATGTTTACAATTTCCAAATATACAACACCATCACaaacatacatacatcatatacaaTCCACACACATATAATCCACACATAAAAACACAATCCATACATCCACACATACATCATATAACATTCGCATACAAACAATTACACTTATAAAATCCACACATAAAAACACATTCAATACATCCTAACAATTCATTCTTCTTCATACAATCCATATAAGCACAAATAAActaatatttataataatagaaACAATATATCAtctaaaacaaacaaaactaaacaattctgcataataaatatatatatatatccaagtTTACAAAATACATACCGTAATAAAAAGTACTACAAATAATACAACACAAGATAATAAAGGAATCCTGCAAAAAATCAAATATCAAATGATTATGTTGATGTATAGATAAATATTTTTACATATATGTTTAACGAATTTTATATGTAATAAAATGATACCTAAACAAAAATGAGCATATGATGATATAAAGAGCCAATATGTAAATAGAACTGGACGTAACTCCTAAAACAcacaataataatatatttaGAAATGAGCATATTATAATATCAAAAGAATAAATATGTTACCATGGTCTAtgaatgataaataaaaaaattaaattgttaTTGAACATGCCTTAGAAAAAGCTAATCATCACAGTCTGATGGATCTTGAGTCTCTTATGACTCAGAACCATATGATTGCCTGGGTGAAAGAAGCCACGATCACTCGCATTTGCGCCATAAGAGCTTCATTACTTTTGTCACGTTcgactctcttcttctcctcatcagcCCTCCACTAATCCATATTGGCCATCCTTTGATCCATTGTTTTCAATTGAGTATGCAGTTCttgatttttatgttttaaagactgcatctcactagaagaagaggaactagcatgACCCACTAGATTCCTCAAACAATCAAATACAAATTTGGCTTGGGAGCTAAGGTCGTAAAGCGTGGAGTTTTTGGTCCTTCCACCAACAACAttataataaatctcatttagagcGTCAGTGGATAGAGACTGTGACTCTCACCCTCTACTGATGGTTGAGATGTCTGAGCCACCCTATCTGTCAATTGTTgctgtataaaaaaaataatattcaatttGATTAGTATTACTAAATACTAATcaagatagaaatgaacaaatgtaataaagttaataattttacatgTAGAGTTTgagatcgagaatcaacaaatgacTCATCCTTCTTCTTGTGGGTCTTGAGAAATATCTCTATACATGTGGGTTGTCGAGTAAGCTCACGTTCCTATATACAAAATAATTGGGGATAAAATTATATAAGTttggtaataaatataaaatttgttacaaagtataactttaaattataaTCATCAGATCCATGGTATCCTCAATAATAGATCTGGATCCTGACGTATGCCGAGCAGTTCCAGTGCTCGAGTCACTTGGCtctatatttttatttgcttTTGCCTTTTCATCATTTGCTTGCCATCTTTTTGCAGCACAGGTGGTCATCCATGCACTCCATATATCTTCAAAAACATACGTAGGACTAGTGTCCTTCCTTCTTATATAGTACATATGATCTCTATAAAGTTTAGCACAGTAAGTA
This genomic stretch from Zingiber officinale cultivar Zhangliang chromosome 7A, Zo_v1.1, whole genome shotgun sequence harbors:
- the LOC121999270 gene encoding chaperone protein dnaJ 20, chloroplastic-like gives rise to the protein MAAFALSSPSNSLYRSSFSPIPTKTAPAPRFRVSASAVAAPAAPATMYDLLSVLHTAGASEIRAAYRRLALRWHPDACHSAGEERFYAERFMEAREAYEVLSDPASRRSYDLALSGDRWAAAVAAGPAFREGRGRRREASVTVFGNWDAQLVGLRRRSAVTEADGEETWGGRVRRATRGAAETAV